In a genomic window of Schistocerca gregaria isolate iqSchGreg1 chromosome 5, iqSchGreg1.2, whole genome shotgun sequence:
- the LOC126272316 gene encoding pro-resilin-like: MAKNFLILALAVASVLAEPPVSRQYLPPGGNGGISTQYGAPNGGANGFGRTNGLSTRYGAPNGNGFGGRNGISTQYGAPGANGFGRTNGGLSSLYGAPNGVFGGGNGLSNGFGRTNGGLSTQYGVPNGGSLNGGFGRSNGISTQYGAPNGNGFGRVNGASNGLGGRNGLSRQYGAPNGGANGFNGARTPSSVYGAPNGNGFGRMNGLSTRYGAPNGGAANGFSGGNGGLSTQYGAPNGGAGANGFGAPSPVYGVPGAAGYGQGGASQDDLSEPANYDFNYSVEDAQTGAEFGHEESRQDESAQGQYHVLLPDGRRQVVDYEADEGGYRPTINYEETGRGDGGYANGGYANGGNGGYPSGNGGYSNGNGGYANGNGGYSNGNGGYANGNGGYANGNGGYANSNGGYSGANGGYANGSRNGNGNGGYPRGNGGYSNGNGPY, encoded by the exons ATGGCTAAG AATTTCCTGATTCTCGCACTGGCTGTAGCCAGCGTGCTGGCAGAACCTCCAGTCAGCCGCCAGTACCTGCCTCCAGGAGGAAACGGCGGCATCTCCACCCAGTACGGTGCTCCAAACGGCGGTGCCAACGGGTTTGGCCGAACAAATGGCCTGTCGACCAGATATGGTGCTCCCAATGGTAACGGATTCGGTGGGCGCAACGGAATTTCCACTCAGTATGGAGCTCCTGGTGCCAATGGATTTGGAAGGACCAACGGAGGACTCTCCTCCTTGTATGGGGCACCTAATGGAGTCTTTGGTGGAGGAAATGGCCTGTCCAATGGCTTTGGCAGAACAAACGGTGGTCTGTCCACCCAGTATGGAGTCCCTAATGGTGGTTCTCTGAACGGAGGTTTCGGGAGATCCAATGGTATTTCCACTCAGTATGGAGCTCCCAATGGAAATGGATTTGGAAGGGTTAATGGAGCGTCAAACGGACTTGGAGGCAGAAACGGTCTTTCGAGACAGTATGGCGCACCCAATGGAGGAGCAAACGGCTTCAACGGGGCTAGGACCCCTTCTTCTGTGTACGGCGCTCCCAACGGTAACGGTTTCGGCAGGATGAACGGGCTATCAACACGGTATGGCGCCCCGAACGGTGGAGCAGCGAACGGCTTCAGTGGAGGCAACGGCGGCCTGTCTACCCAATACGGGGCCCCCAATGGAGGCGCAGGGGCCAATGGCTTCGGCGCCCCTTCTCCAGTGTACGGAGTCCCTGGCGCAGCTGGTTATGGCCAAGGAGGTGCCTCCCAGGACGATCTCTCT GAGCCAGCTAACTATGATTTCAACTACTCCGTTGAGGATGCGCAAACAGGTGCTGAGTTTGGTCACGAGGAGTCGCGACAGGACGAGAGCGCCCAGGGCCAGTACCACGTGCTGCTGCCCGACGGCCGCAGGCAGGTCGTCGACTACGAGGCTGACGAAGGCGGCTACAGGCCGACCATCAATTACGAAGAGACGGGTCGTGGCGACGGAGGCTACGCCAACGGGGGTTACGCTAACGGTGGAAACGGTGGCTATCCCAGCGGCAACGGTGGCTACTCCAACGGCAACGGTGGCTACGCGAACGGCAACGGTGGCTACTCCAACGGCAACGGTGGCTACGCGAACGGTAACGGTGGCTACGCGAACGGCAACGGTGGCTACGCGAACAGCAATGGAGGCTACTCTGGAGCTAATGGTGGCTATGCCAATGGCAGtcgcaatggaaatggaaatggtggATACCCGAGGGGCAATGGTGGCTACTCCAATGGAAATGGGCCTTATTAA